In the Natronobacterium texcoconense genome, one interval contains:
- a CDS encoding alpha/beta fold hydrolase has translation MKARTVLGTAIGTVGAAVVGNRLLTKRAGDLDNPLPGIERTYRWRGIETTYTVAGDPNDPELLLCHGVYAGASSHEFEPIFEQLAEDYRVIAVDLPGFGRSERPPLVYSPTLYAEFLRDFSENVSDEPIVVASSLTGTFAVDAADETEFDHLVLICPTEETAPERPWLRTLLRTPVVGTTLFNLLSSRPSIRYFYDRDGYYDADRIDDEEVAYAWDSAHQPGARYAPASFASGTLDPEFDLATELAALETPTTLVWGRDAELVPLRKGRDLADAADLELVVIDYSTLLPHAEHPEKFVEYLTAELLHAGIDHE, from the coding sequence ATGAAAGCCCGAACAGTTCTCGGCACAGCAATCGGCACCGTCGGTGCAGCCGTCGTCGGGAACCGGCTGCTCACCAAACGTGCAGGGGATCTCGACAACCCGCTGCCCGGTATCGAACGCACCTACCGATGGCGGGGAATCGAGACGACCTACACCGTCGCCGGCGACCCGAACGATCCCGAACTACTGCTCTGTCACGGGGTCTACGCGGGGGCGAGCAGCCACGAGTTCGAGCCGATCTTCGAGCAACTGGCCGAAGACTACCGCGTTATCGCGGTCGACCTCCCCGGTTTCGGCCGTTCGGAGCGGCCGCCGCTGGTCTACTCGCCGACGCTGTACGCCGAGTTCCTTCGAGACTTCTCGGAGAATGTGAGCGACGAACCGATCGTCGTCGCGTCGTCGCTAACCGGCACGTTCGCCGTCGACGCCGCCGACGAGACCGAGTTCGACCACCTCGTTCTGATCTGTCCGACCGAAGAGACCGCCCCGGAGCGACCGTGGCTGCGTACCCTCCTGCGGACGCCGGTCGTCGGCACGACGCTGTTCAACCTGCTCTCGAGCAGGCCCTCTATCCGGTACTTCTACGATCGGGACGGCTACTACGACGCCGATCGGATCGACGACGAGGAGGTCGCCTACGCCTGGGACAGCGCCCACCAGCCGGGCGCGCGGTATGCGCCCGCCTCCTTCGCGTCCGGGACGCTCGATCCGGAGTTCGACCTGGCGACCGAACTGGCCGCCCTCGAGACGCCGACGACGCTCGTCTGGGGTCGAGACGCCGAACTCGTTCCGCTCCGGAAAGGACGAGACCTCGCCGATGCCGCGGACCTGGAACTGGTCGTCATCGATTACTCGACGCTGTTGCCCCACGCCGAGCATCCGGAGAAGTTCGTCGAGTACCTGACTGCGGAACTGTTACACGCCGGAATCGATCACGAATAG
- a CDS encoding NAD+ synthase, with product MANLYAQTRAEIDPVNLQFSEAEIETQVDHLTTFIRDRVEAADADGVEIALSGGIDSTAVAYLAVESLGADAVHGLILPKAVNEDENMSDAERVAEDLGIEYDVIGIDSAVDRLLADVDASDDNESEDRWGGRYVGNTSARVRMTITYLVAGRENRLVLGTGNRAELATGYVTKYGDGGVDCNPLGNLYKQQVRQVAAHLGVPESLVQKTPTGGMVDYETDEEELGVDYDTLDAILALYIDGNLPASVVARLTDTSVEVVEHVETLHEESEHKRTPPATPEPLF from the coding sequence ATGGCGAACCTCTACGCCCAGACACGAGCAGAGATCGATCCGGTAAACCTCCAGTTTTCGGAAGCAGAGATCGAGACACAGGTCGATCATCTCACGACCTTCATCCGCGATCGCGTCGAGGCAGCGGACGCCGACGGCGTCGAGATCGCGCTCTCGGGTGGGATCGACAGTACGGCGGTCGCGTACCTCGCCGTCGAAAGTCTCGGTGCCGACGCCGTCCACGGGCTGATCCTTCCCAAGGCCGTCAACGAGGACGAGAACATGAGCGACGCGGAACGCGTCGCCGAAGACCTCGGCATCGAGTACGACGTAATCGGGATCGACTCGGCCGTCGACCGGTTGCTCGCCGACGTCGACGCCAGCGACGACAACGAGTCCGAAGATCGCTGGGGAGGCCGGTACGTCGGGAACACCAGCGCTCGAGTGCGCATGACGATCACCTATCTCGTCGCTGGCCGCGAGAACAGACTCGTCCTCGGGACCGGGAACCGCGCGGAACTCGCGACGGGCTACGTGACGAAGTACGGCGACGGTGGCGTCGACTGTAATCCGCTCGGCAACCTCTACAAACAGCAGGTTCGGCAGGTCGCCGCCCACCTCGGCGTCCCCGAATCACTCGTCCAGAAGACGCCGACCGGCGGCATGGTCGACTACGAAACCGATGAGGAAGAACTCGGCGTCGACTACGATACGCTCGATGCGATCCTCGCGCTCTATATCGACGGCAACCTGCCCGCGTCGGTCGTTGCGCGTCTTACCGATACGAGCGTCGAGGTCGTCGAACACGTCGAGACGCTCCACGAAGAGAGCGAACACAAACGAACGCCGCCGGCAACGCCCGAGCCGTTGTTCTGA
- a CDS encoding Zn-ribbon domain-containing OB-fold protein: MSDDVQDAGFDDWLDAAEDGEAYYLECPDGHGSLPPRRVCPECGATDLEETSLPETGEIATFTVTHVPTPAFEEDAPYATAIADFGAVRLTGQVVEIDLEAVENGLTVEISITVSETTGERVVEFSPA; encoded by the coding sequence ATGAGCGACGACGTCCAGGACGCCGGCTTCGACGACTGGTTAGACGCCGCCGAGGACGGCGAGGCGTACTACCTCGAGTGCCCCGACGGTCACGGCTCCCTGCCGCCACGACGAGTCTGTCCGGAGTGTGGCGCGACCGACCTCGAGGAAACGTCGCTTCCCGAGACGGGCGAGATAGCGACGTTTACCGTCACGCACGTCCCCACGCCCGCTTTCGAGGAGGACGCGCCGTACGCGACGGCGATCGCCGACTTCGGAGCGGTTCGACTGACCGGACAAGTCGTCGAGATCGACCTCGAGGCGGTCGAAAACGGGTTGACGGTCGAAATTTCGATTACCGTCTCGGAAACGACCGGCGAGCGGGTCGTTGAATTCAGTCCGGCCTGA